A single window of Methylomarinum sp. Ch1-1 DNA harbors:
- the secD gene encoding protein translocase subunit SecD codes for MQNRFPIWKNTLILIVLLIGIIYALPNLFGNDPSVQLSSSTVTPLEQTQANEVEASIKSAGLAVKSFEFADGRILARFKNTDDQLKAADMLRDKMGNDVTVALNLAPATPAWLSALGAEPMYLGLDLRGGVHFLLEVDMKAAIKQAEERYNNDIRSALRAAKVRYRSVSNEEGAIKVVLRNADDKLAALDLMAKDFRNLDVVESEEGFEFNATIGENELREIKKFALAQNITTLRNRVNEIGVAEPVIQQQGDNRIVVQLPGVQDTTRAKEILGTTATLEYRLVDVEHDVAKAVQGRVPVGSRLYYEKNGNPILLKRRVIVTGDQIVDASSGLDQNGSAAVFITLNGVGAKKMGKMTQANIGKPMAVVFIEYKTETRVVNGEKVRHKVKEEKVISVATIRDAFSKRFQTTGLDSTQEARTLALLLRAGALAAPVDIVEERTVGPSLGQDNIDKGMMSVVVGLLLVLVFMGVYYKVFGLVANVALAFNLVAIVALLSLLQATLTLPGIAGIVLTVGMAVDANVLIFERIKEEIRVGNTPQSSIYTGYEKAFVTILDANITTLLVALVLFGFGTGPIKGFAVTLSIGILTSMFTAIMGTRMLINWLYGNRRVEKLSI; via the coding sequence ATGCAAAACCGGTTCCCTATTTGGAAAAATACTCTGATTCTGATCGTTCTGTTGATCGGAATTATTTATGCGTTGCCCAATCTGTTCGGTAACGACCCTTCGGTGCAATTATCTTCTTCGACGGTAACGCCGCTTGAGCAGACGCAGGCGAATGAAGTCGAGGCCAGTATTAAAAGCGCTGGTTTAGCGGTCAAGTCGTTCGAATTCGCCGATGGCCGGATTTTAGCCCGTTTTAAAAATACCGATGACCAATTGAAGGCGGCCGATATGTTGCGCGACAAAATGGGCAACGATGTCACCGTGGCGCTAAATCTGGCGCCGGCGACTCCGGCCTGGTTAAGCGCGTTGGGGGCTGAGCCGATGTATCTGGGACTGGATTTGCGCGGCGGCGTGCACTTCTTGTTGGAAGTGGATATGAAGGCGGCGATCAAGCAAGCCGAAGAGCGTTACAACAACGATATTCGTTCGGCCTTGCGCGCGGCCAAGGTGCGTTACCGCTCGGTGAGCAATGAAGAGGGCGCGATCAAAGTTGTGCTTAGAAACGCCGATGACAAGCTCGCCGCTCTGGATCTGATGGCCAAAGATTTTCGCAATCTCGATGTCGTCGAATCGGAGGAAGGTTTCGAATTCAACGCGACGATTGGCGAAAATGAGTTAAGGGAAATCAAGAAATTTGCCCTGGCGCAAAACATAACTACGTTGCGTAACCGGGTCAACGAAATCGGCGTCGCGGAGCCGGTGATTCAGCAACAGGGCGACAACCGCATCGTCGTTCAGTTGCCTGGCGTGCAGGATACCACCCGGGCTAAGGAAATTCTCGGCACGACGGCGACGCTGGAATACCGTTTGGTCGATGTCGAACATGATGTAGCGAAAGCCGTGCAGGGGCGAGTGCCGGTCGGCAGCCGTTTATATTACGAAAAGAATGGCAACCCCATTCTGCTGAAGCGTCGAGTAATCGTCACCGGTGATCAGATTGTCGACGCTTCTTCCGGTCTGGATCAGAACGGTTCGGCCGCGGTTTTTATTACCTTGAATGGAGTCGGCGCCAAGAAAATGGGCAAGATGACCCAGGCTAATATCGGCAAGCCGATGGCGGTCGTGTTCATCGAATATAAAACCGAGACGCGAGTCGTCAATGGCGAAAAAGTTCGGCATAAGGTCAAAGAGGAAAAGGTCATCAGCGTGGCGACCATCCGTGATGCCTTCAGCAAACGTTTCCAAACCACGGGCCTGGACAGTACCCAGGAGGCAAGAACCCTGGCGTTGTTATTGAGGGCTGGCGCGCTGGCGGCGCCGGTTGATATCGTCGAAGAACGCACCGTCGGACCTAGCCTAGGGCAGGACAATATCGACAAAGGCATGATGTCGGTCGTCGTCGGTCTGTTGTTGGTGCTGGTGTTTATGGGCGTTTATTACAAGGTTTTCGGCTTGGTGGCCAATGTCGCGCTGGCGTTTAATTTGGTCGCTATCGTCGCCCTGCTGTCGCTGCTGCAGGCGACGCTGACCTTGCCGGGTATCGCCGGTATCGTTTTGACGGTGGGCATGGCCGTGGATGCCAACGTGCTGATTTTCGAACGGATCAAGGAGGAGATCCGTGTGGGTAATACGCCTCAGTCCAGTATCTACACCGGTTATGAGAAGGCCTTTGTGACCATTTTGGATGCCAATATTACGACTTTACTGGTCGCATTGGTGTTGTTCGGCTTTGGCACCGGCCCGATTAAGGGTTTTGCCGTGACTCTGTCGATCGGTATCCTGACGTCGATGTTTACCGCGATCATGGGAACCCGGATGTTGATTAATTGGCTCTACGGTAATCGCCGGGTTGAAAAACTGTCGATTTAA
- the yajC gene encoding preprotein translocase subunit YajC, which yields MSFFISDAMAEAAAPAVQQPGFEGMIFPLGILIFFYFLFIRPQSKRNKEQKQMLAALSKGAEVVTSGGILGKVEDLDENFVKLEVADNSFIQVQRHAIANMMPKGTYKALNKKVSKPNK from the coding sequence ATGAGTTTCTTTATCTCTGATGCGATGGCTGAAGCGGCGGCCCCCGCGGTTCAACAACCAGGATTTGAGGGCATGATATTCCCGTTGGGAATTTTGATTTTTTTCTATTTTCTGTTTATTCGCCCTCAATCCAAGCGCAATAAAGAGCAAAAGCAAATGTTGGCCGCGCTATCGAAGGGCGCCGAAGTAGTGACCTCGGGCGGTATTTTGGGCAAGGTGGAGGATTTGGATGAAAACTTCGTCAAACTGGAAGTTGCCGACAACAGCTTTATCCAGGTACAGCGCCACGCGATCGCCAATATGATGCCTAAAGGCACCTATAAAGCATTGAATAAAAAAGTCTCGAAGCCAAACAAATAA
- the tgt gene encoding tRNA guanosine(34) transglycosylase Tgt, with amino-acid sequence MQFDLINTDGHARRGRLTFARGVVETPIFMPVGTYGTVKSMTPDELTGIGAQIILGNTFHLMLRPGMDVIKEHGGLHGFMGWDKPILTDSGGFQVFSLGALRKITEQGVTFQSPVNGSAIFMGPEESMQVQRDLGSDIVMIFDECTPYPATVKEAADSMRLSLRWAERSKKAHGDNPSALFGIVQGGMYEHLRQESIEGLVDIGFDGYAIGGLSVGEPKEEMLATLEALQPKMPVDKPRYLMGVGTPEDLVEAVRRGVDMFDCVMPTRNARNGHLFTRQGVIKIRNSKYQFDTRPLDEQCGCYTCRNYSRSYLRHLDKCKEMLGPRLNTIHNLYYYLELMQGLRDAISEQRLDGFVKEFYLQRGKSAQAVA; translated from the coding sequence ATGCAATTTGATTTAATTAACACCGACGGCCATGCGCGTCGCGGACGGCTGACGTTTGCCCGTGGCGTGGTAGAGACGCCGATCTTCATGCCGGTAGGCACATATGGTACCGTCAAGTCGATGACCCCGGACGAGCTAACCGGCATCGGCGCGCAGATCATCCTCGGCAATACCTTTCATCTGATGTTGCGCCCCGGCATGGATGTAATCAAAGAGCATGGCGGATTGCATGGTTTCATGGGCTGGGATAAGCCGATACTGACCGATTCCGGCGGCTTTCAGGTATTCAGTCTTGGCGCCTTGCGCAAGATCACCGAGCAAGGGGTAACCTTTCAATCGCCCGTCAATGGCAGCGCCATCTTCATGGGGCCGGAAGAATCGATGCAAGTGCAACGCGATCTGGGCTCCGATATCGTGATGATTTTTGATGAATGCACTCCGTATCCGGCGACGGTAAAGGAAGCCGCCGATTCGATGCGCTTATCATTACGCTGGGCGGAACGCAGTAAAAAAGCCCATGGCGACAATCCGTCGGCGTTGTTCGGTATCGTACAAGGCGGCATGTACGAGCACCTTCGCCAGGAATCGATCGAAGGTCTGGTCGATATCGGTTTCGATGGTTATGCCATCGGCGGGCTTTCGGTCGGCGAACCGAAAGAAGAGATGTTGGCGACCCTGGAGGCGCTACAACCAAAAATGCCGGTTGATAAGCCGCGTTATCTAATGGGGGTAGGCACGCCGGAAGACCTAGTGGAAGCAGTGCGGCGCGGCGTCGATATGTTCGACTGCGTGATGCCGACTCGCAATGCCCGTAACGGCCATTTGTTTACCCGTCAGGGAGTGATTAAAATCCGCAACAGCAAATATCAGTTCGATACCCGGCCGTTGGATGAACAGTGCGGGTGCTATACCTGCCGCAATTATTCGCGCTCTTATCTGCGTCATTTGGATAAGTGTAAGGAAATGTTGGGTCCGCGGCTCAACACCATTCATAACCTGTACTATTATTTGGAGCTGATGCAAGGTTTGCGCGATGCGATTTCAGAGCAACGGTTGGATGGTTTTGTCAAGGAGTTTTACCTGCAACGAGGAAAAAGCGCACAGGCTGTGGCATAA